The Exiguobacterium aurantiacum DSM 6208 genome includes a window with the following:
- the pdxS gene encoding pyridoxal 5'-phosphate synthase lyase subunit PdxS: MEGIHLEKRQVGTDKVKRGMAEMQKGGVIMDVINAEQAKIAEAAGAVAVMALERVPSDIRKMGGVARMADPTIIEDVMGAVSVPVMAKCRIGHIAEARVLESMGVDFIDESEVLTPADEEFHLYKRDYKAPFVCGARDLGEASRRIGEGAAMIRTKGEPGTGNIVEAVRHMRTVQAQVKRLLSMSIDEVMTEARDLGAPFEVLMQIREAGRLPVVNFAAGGIATPADAALMMHLGADGVFVGSGIFKAENPEKFARAIVEATTYHDDYERIAHLSKGLGEAMKGLDVRTLKEEELMAPRGW, from the coding sequence ATGGAGGGGATTCATTTGGAAAAGAGACAAGTAGGTACAGATAAAGTAAAACGTGGGATGGCTGAAATGCAAAAGGGCGGCGTCATCATGGACGTCATCAACGCCGAACAGGCTAAAATTGCTGAGGCTGCCGGTGCGGTCGCAGTCATGGCGCTCGAGCGCGTTCCTTCAGATATTCGTAAAATGGGCGGTGTCGCTCGAATGGCTGACCCGACAATCATTGAAGATGTGATGGGAGCGGTATCCGTACCGGTTATGGCGAAGTGCCGCATCGGCCACATCGCTGAGGCGCGTGTCCTTGAATCGATGGGGGTCGATTTCATTGATGAGAGTGAAGTGTTGACGCCAGCGGATGAGGAGTTCCATTTGTACAAGCGTGATTACAAAGCGCCGTTCGTTTGTGGCGCTCGTGACCTCGGAGAGGCGTCACGCCGCATCGGTGAAGGTGCAGCTATGATCCGCACGAAAGGTGAGCCAGGGACGGGGAACATTGTCGAAGCGGTTCGCCATATGCGTACTGTTCAAGCACAAGTAAAACGCTTGCTCTCCATGAGCATCGATGAAGTGATGACCGAAGCCCGTGATCTCGGCGCGCCGTTTGAAGTGCTCATGCAAATCCGTGAGGCCGGACGCCTTCCAGTCGTCAACTTCGCGGCAGGTGGGATTGCCACGCCAGCAGATGCGGCGCTCATGATGCACCTCGGTGCGGACGGTGTCTTCGTCGGATCAGGCATTTTCAAGGCGGAGAACCCAGAGAAGTTCGCCCGTGCCATCGTCGAGGCGACGACATACCATGACGACTACGAGCGTATCGCTCATTTGTCAAAAGGTCTTGGTGAAGCGATGAAAGGCCTTGACGTGCGAACACTCAAAGAAGAAGAACTCATGGCACCACGAGGCTGGTAA
- the pdxT gene encoding pyridoxal 5'-phosphate synthase glutaminase subunit PdxT produces MTTIGVLGMQGAIREHVRMLEALGADTLVVRSIDDLAHIDGLVLPGGESTAMRRLLDRYGLLEPLRTNTELPMFGTCAGLILLATEVEGYDAHLRKIPMTVKRNAFGRQVDSFEVELPVKGIEAPVEAVFIRAPQVAAVEPIVEVLAEVEEAIVAVRYDKYVACSFHPELTEDLSMHRYFLDLVEAKKHQLT; encoded by the coding sequence ATGACTACGATTGGCGTGCTAGGTATGCAAGGAGCGATTCGCGAGCACGTGCGCATGCTCGAGGCGCTCGGGGCGGATACGCTCGTCGTCCGGTCGATTGATGACTTGGCTCATATTGACGGTCTCGTCTTACCGGGTGGAGAGAGTACGGCCATGCGCCGTCTGCTCGATCGCTACGGTCTACTCGAACCGTTGCGGACGAACACAGAATTGCCGATGTTCGGGACGTGTGCTGGCTTGATTTTGCTGGCGACAGAAGTCGAAGGCTACGATGCCCACCTTCGGAAAATCCCGATGACGGTGAAACGGAACGCGTTCGGACGTCAAGTCGACAGTTTTGAAGTCGAGCTTCCGGTGAAAGGGATCGAAGCGCCGGTCGAGGCGGTCTTCATTCGCGCCCCGCAAGTCGCAGCGGTCGAACCGATTGTCGAAGTGCTCGCCGAAGTGGAGGAAGCGATTGTCGCCGTACGCTATGACAAGTACGTCGCCTGTTCCTTCCACCCTGAACTTACAGAGGATTTGTCGATGCATCGTTACTTCCTTGATCTCGTGGAAGCGAAGAAGCATCAACTCACTTGA
- a CDS encoding D-alanyl-D-alanine carboxypeptidase family protein encodes MNIASPGVAKAAPDIDASGAMLVDLTTGQILFSQEEDAMLPPASITKLMTAFLVREAIEQGELSWNEEVTPSAEALALTKKPGLARIPLVNKPYTVKELYDVALIRSANEAAVTLGEAVAGSEESFVALMNERATALGMTQTTFANASGLDSVSAGRPGENLTSASDLMKLALAYLTKYPDVLDVTKQAYVDIDGVRFEATNRMLTGRDLAYPGMLGFKTGTTDDAGYCFIGVSTRDGRTVLSVVLGAKTDDGRYTATKALHEYAYGDFVMTPILRTGELVAEQAFVAGGEVEHVSVRTTSAFEVLVEKGQPVPTLVYDLPDTTAPVSVDQQIGTVTVELSDHVRYLDGEQPPKGMLVTAEAVEEASFLTRMTRAFSDFLDEIRLVLGKLSLVDRLELL; translated from the coding sequence ATGAATATAGCTTCTCCAGGGGTGGCAAAGGCTGCACCAGACATAGATGCGAGCGGTGCGATGCTCGTCGATTTGACGACAGGTCAAATTCTATTCTCCCAAGAGGAAGATGCGATGCTTCCGCCAGCATCGATTACAAAACTCATGACGGCTTTCCTCGTGCGTGAGGCGATTGAACAAGGTGAACTCAGTTGGAATGAGGAAGTGACGCCGAGCGCGGAAGCTCTCGCTTTAACAAAGAAACCAGGTCTGGCGCGAATCCCTCTCGTCAACAAACCGTACACCGTCAAGGAACTATATGATGTGGCACTGATTCGCTCAGCGAACGAGGCCGCCGTGACACTCGGGGAAGCGGTAGCGGGATCGGAAGAGTCGTTCGTCGCCTTGATGAATGAACGGGCAACGGCGCTTGGGATGACACAGACGACGTTTGCCAACGCGTCCGGACTTGATTCTGTCTCTGCCGGACGACCGGGTGAGAACTTGACGTCCGCGAGTGATTTAATGAAATTGGCGCTCGCCTATTTAACGAAGTACCCGGACGTGCTTGACGTGACGAAACAGGCTTACGTTGACATTGACGGTGTGCGTTTCGAAGCGACAAACCGCATGCTTACCGGTCGCGATTTAGCTTATCCGGGTATGCTCGGCTTTAAGACAGGAACGACAGATGATGCGGGGTACTGCTTTATCGGTGTCTCGACAAGAGATGGCCGGACGGTCTTATCTGTCGTCCTAGGGGCAAAAACGGATGACGGTCGATATACGGCCACGAAAGCGTTGCATGAATACGCTTATGGTGACTTTGTGATGACGCCGATTTTACGTACCGGTGAGCTCGTAGCGGAACAAGCTTTTGTGGCCGGGGGCGAAGTTGAACACGTATCGGTCCGAACGACGTCTGCTTTCGAAGTGCTCGTCGAAAAAGGACAACCGGTTCCGACGCTCGTCTATGATCTTCCGGATACGACTGCCCCGGTATCGGTCGACCAACAAATCGGTACCGTGACCGTCGAATTGTCCGATCATGTCCGGTATTTGGACGGTGAGCAACCTCCGAAAGGAATGCTCGTGACGGCAGAGGCGGTCGAGGAAGCGTCGTTTCTAACACGGATGACTCGTGCTTTTTCAGATTTTTTAGATGAGATTCGACTTGTGCTTGGAAAACTGAGTCTTGTCGATAGACTCGAGTTGTTGTAA
- the serS gene encoding serine--tRNA ligase — MLDIKRLRQDFEEIKAKLAHRGEDLSALDRFPELEEKRRNLINEVDVKKAKRNEASKQIAELKRNKQDAEAPILETRRLGDEIKLLDEDLREVEAELNMILLSIPNIPHESTPIGETEDDNVTIREVGTKPTFDFEMKQHWDVMEDLKIVDVERAGKVTGSRFVFYKGLGARLERALINFMMDMHADEHGYSEVLPPYMVNRDAMTGTGQLPKFEEDAFKVADTNYFLVPTAEVPVTNMHRDEIIAEDQLPITYTAYSACFRSEAGSAGRDTRGLIRQHQFNKVELVRFVKPEESYEQLELLTGHAEEVLKRLGLPYQVLSMCTADLGFTAAKKYDIEVWMPAQGMYREISSCSNFEDFQARRAGIRFRREANAKPEFVHTLNGSGLAVGRTVAAILENFQQADGSVMIPEVLRPYMGGIEKIEMPAK; from the coding sequence ATGTTAGACATTAAACGATTACGCCAAGACTTTGAAGAGATTAAAGCGAAGCTCGCCCACCGAGGTGAAGACTTGAGTGCGCTCGACCGTTTCCCGGAACTCGAGGAGAAACGACGGAACCTGATTAACGAAGTCGATGTGAAAAAAGCGAAACGAAACGAGGCGTCAAAACAAATCGCCGAACTGAAGCGCAATAAGCAGGATGCGGAAGCGCCGATTTTGGAGACGCGCCGGCTCGGGGATGAAATCAAATTGTTGGATGAAGACTTGCGTGAAGTGGAGGCGGAGTTGAACATGATTCTGCTCAGCATCCCGAACATCCCGCATGAATCAACGCCAATCGGTGAAACGGAAGACGACAACGTCACGATTCGTGAAGTCGGAACGAAACCGACATTCGATTTTGAAATGAAACAACATTGGGACGTGATGGAAGACTTGAAGATTGTTGACGTCGAGCGGGCCGGGAAAGTGACGGGCAGTCGTTTTGTCTTCTATAAAGGACTCGGTGCCCGTTTAGAGCGCGCCTTGATCAACTTTATGATGGACATGCATGCCGATGAGCATGGCTACTCAGAAGTCCTCCCGCCATATATGGTCAACCGCGATGCGATGACAGGGACAGGTCAACTTCCTAAATTCGAAGAAGATGCTTTCAAAGTGGCTGACACGAACTATTTCCTCGTTCCGACAGCGGAAGTACCGGTCACGAACATGCACCGTGATGAGATCATCGCTGAGGACCAGCTTCCAATCACGTACACGGCGTACAGCGCTTGCTTCCGCTCAGAAGCCGGATCTGCCGGCCGCGATACACGCGGTCTCATTCGTCAGCACCAGTTCAATAAAGTCGAGCTCGTCCGTTTCGTGAAGCCAGAAGAGTCTTATGAGCAACTCGAACTGTTGACGGGTCATGCGGAAGAAGTACTCAAACGTCTCGGTCTCCCGTACCAAGTGCTCAGCATGTGTACGGCCGACCTCGGGTTCACGGCCGCGAAGAAATACGATATCGAAGTGTGGATGCCGGCGCAAGGCATGTACCGCGAGATCTCATCTTGCTCAAACTTTGAAGATTTCCAAGCGCGCCGTGCGGGTATCCGTTTCCGTCGTGAAGCGAACGCGAAACCGGAGTTCGTGCATACACTCAACGGATCAGGACTTGCTGTCGGTCGGACTGTCGCCGCGATTTTGGAGAACTTCCAACAAGCGGACGGGTCGGTTATGATTCCTGAAGTACTCCGTCCATATATGGGTGGAATCGAAAAAATCGAGATGCCTGCCAAGTAA